Proteins encoded by one window of Acetivibrio thermocellus ATCC 27405:
- a CDS encoding polyphosphate polymerase domain-containing protein codes for MEKLAIEVFNRYEKKYLMDNDTYEKIKDILAEYMELDEYNKVNNTYYTICNIYYDTQDNQLIRHSVSKPRYKEKLRLRSYGVPSLDAKVYLEIKKKVNGLVNKRRTKLTLREAYEFAATGIKPKYQSYMNKQVLNEIEYILSVYDLEPKLYLAYDRIAYFGINNRDLRITFDTNIRSRRTDLRLELGDYGEPLLDEGVWLMEVKAEKSISVWLSRMLSENGLFKTSFSKYGTEYKKMILNNIAKENDNDCSTEYLMSRLA; via the coding sequence ATGGAAAAGTTGGCAATTGAGGTATTCAACAGGTATGAGAAAAAGTATTTGATGGACAACGATACGTATGAGAAAATTAAAGATATTCTCGCAGAATATATGGAGCTTGATGAATACAATAAAGTGAATAATACATATTACACAATATGCAACATCTACTATGATACTCAAGACAATCAATTGATAAGACATTCGGTTTCAAAACCTAGATATAAAGAAAAATTAAGGCTTCGTTCCTATGGAGTGCCTTCTTTGGATGCCAAGGTATATTTGGAAATAAAGAAAAAGGTAAACGGACTTGTAAACAAGAGAAGGACGAAGCTGACATTGAGAGAGGCTTATGAATTTGCTGCGACAGGTATAAAGCCCAAATATCAAAGTTACATGAACAAGCAGGTTTTGAATGAAATCGAATACATTTTGAGTGTGTATGACCTTGAGCCAAAGCTTTATCTGGCATATGACAGAATAGCATATTTTGGCATAAACAACAGAGACTTAAGAATAACTTTTGATACAAATATAAGATCGCGAAGGACTGATTTGAGGCTTGAACTGGGAGACTACGGTGAACCGTTGCTGGATGAAGGTGTTTGGCTTATGGAGGTCAAAGCGGAAAAGAGCATATCTGTCTGGCTTTCAAGGATGCTGAGCGAAAACGGACTCTTTAAGACCAGCTTCTCAAAGTATGGGACTGAGTATAAGAAAATGATTTTGAACAATATTGCGAAGGAGAATGATAACGATTGCTCGACGGAATATTTGATGTCACGGCTGGCATAA
- a CDS encoding DUF4956 domain-containing protein — MLDGIFDVTAGIKLSFGNMTLALAVSFALGIIISLVYIKTHLKEHYSQNFALALAIIPSIIAMMIMLIGSNVARAFSLAGAFAIIRFRSEEATFKDIAYVLFAMGAGLACGVGFLGYATLFTLVLCGFLIVLGKVNFGAKKSPYKVLKVTVRDDFDYKREFEEVFNKYALSYELKRVKAKDEEGLYVLEYLVSLYYDVDEKEFIDALRYRNGNLNIALGMNVEG; from the coding sequence TTGCTCGACGGAATATTTGATGTCACGGCTGGCATAAAGCTGTCTTTTGGAAACATGACACTGGCGCTGGCAGTCTCATTTGCTTTGGGAATAATTATAAGTCTGGTATATATTAAGACTCATTTGAAAGAGCATTATTCTCAGAACTTTGCTTTGGCTTTGGCGATAATACCGAGCATTATTGCCATGATGATTATGCTGATAGGGAGCAATGTGGCGAGAGCCTTTAGCTTGGCGGGAGCTTTTGCGATTATTCGCTTTAGAAGTGAAGAAGCCACTTTTAAGGATATTGCTTATGTACTTTTTGCAATGGGAGCAGGTTTGGCCTGTGGCGTCGGATTTTTGGGCTATGCGACACTTTTTACCCTGGTGCTTTGCGGTTTCTTGATTGTTCTTGGCAAAGTAAATTTCGGCGCCAAAAAATCACCATATAAAGTACTGAAGGTCACGGTTCGGGATGATTTTGACTATAAGAGGGAGTTTGAAGAAGTTTTTAACAAGTATGCATTGAGCTATGAGCTAAAAAGAGTCAAGGCAAAGGATGAAGAGGGCCTTTACGTGCTTGAGTATCTTGTTTCTCTTTATTACGATGTCGATGAAAAAGAATTTATTGATGCGCTTCGGTATCGCAACGGCAATTTAAATATTGCTCTGGGTATGAATGTCGAGGGATAG
- a CDS encoding DUF2156 domain-containing protein, which produces MLDFKPIELKDRELFHEYLKDYDFLTYEYSFLTLYIWRKMYNTEFAIVDDTIVIKKRTANNGTYFMQPIGADKSKIADITLKLNTLRKNNPDFKYLYGDVETPFLEQLHENFGNLVTSHEDKNNFDYIFNSKDLIKLSGKKYHRKKNQYNQFIKKYDYRIEEIQSPEVIKNCIDLSLKWYDYKSLQSEQLKNEQKAIFDIFSNIKIFNNIKGIAVYVNNEIAGFAIGEKLNSKMATVHFEKGNYNFSGIYPFLNKSLVEIFFRDVEFINLQEDLGLEGLRRAKSAYQPIKLEKKYLVNI; this is translated from the coding sequence ATGCTGGATTTCAAACCTATAGAGCTAAAAGACAGAGAACTTTTTCATGAATATTTAAAAGATTATGATTTTCTCACTTATGAATATTCATTTTTAACACTTTATATATGGAGAAAAATGTACAATACAGAGTTTGCAATAGTTGATGACACAATAGTCATTAAAAAGCGCACCGCCAACAACGGCACCTATTTCATGCAGCCCATTGGGGCCGATAAAAGTAAAATTGCCGACATTACATTAAAGCTCAACACCTTAAGAAAAAACAATCCCGACTTCAAATACCTCTACGGTGACGTGGAAACACCTTTTTTAGAGCAGCTTCATGAAAATTTCGGAAATCTCGTAACATCCCATGAGGACAAAAACAATTTTGATTATATTTTCAACAGCAAGGATTTGATTAAACTGTCGGGCAAAAAATATCACAGAAAAAAGAATCAGTACAATCAATTCATAAAGAAATACGATTATAGAATTGAAGAAATACAAAGTCCTGAAGTTATAAAAAATTGTATTGATTTGTCTCTTAAATGGTATGATTATAAATCCCTGCAAAGTGAACAGCTTAAAAACGAGCAAAAAGCCATTTTCGATATTTTTAGCAATATCAAAATCTTTAACAATATAAAAGGTATTGCTGTTTATGTAAATAACGAAATAGCAGGGTTTGCAATAGGCGAAAAATTAAACAGCAAGATGGCAACAGTTCACTTTGAAAAAGGAAATTACAATTTTTCCGGCATTTATCCGTTTCTAAACAAATCTTTGGTGGAAATCTTCTTTCGCGATGTGGAATTTATAAATCTTCAGGAAGACTTGGGTCTGGAAGGGTTGCGCAGAGCCAAGTCAGCTTATCAACCCATAAAGTTGGAAAAAAAATATCTTGTAAACATATAA
- a CDS encoding stalk domain-containing protein, which yields MSNEGRCKTGNFKAVLAVLIVIFVTLSGSFKASAINKQIFITVKVNGNYIKMDTWPYIKDGRTFVSVRFVAEALGAKVEWDGEDKKVTIKDDYNYIELFVGSKECYINAVKQAMDTSPEISNGRTMVPLRFVSEVLGCSVDWNQTTYTVSINKNGIKVPEECIYQRNYTDEDLIWLARIVTVEAGGMSLEGKLAVANVVLNRVKSPSFPNTVYDVIFQKGQFPPAYKSGFKELVPPDECIIAAKMALEGVNNIGNCLYFNNRPFTSRSGTFYKKIEGEYFYY from the coding sequence ATGAGTAATGAAGGAAGGTGTAAAACAGGAAATTTTAAAGCCGTATTGGCCGTACTTATCGTAATTTTTGTAACTCTTTCAGGCAGCTTTAAAGCAAGTGCAATTAACAAGCAGATTTTCATTACTGTAAAGGTAAACGGCAACTATATTAAAATGGACACGTGGCCGTATATTAAAGACGGCAGGACATTTGTATCAGTACGCTTTGTCGCTGAAGCTCTCGGAGCAAAAGTGGAATGGGATGGCGAAGACAAGAAAGTTACAATAAAAGATGACTACAATTATATTGAATTGTTTGTCGGAAGCAAAGAATGTTATATTAACGCAGTGAAGCAAGCAATGGATACCTCTCCTGAAATATCAAACGGACGCACAATGGTGCCATTAAGGTTTGTATCTGAAGTTCTCGGATGTTCAGTCGATTGGAATCAGACAACATATACAGTCTCAATAAACAAAAACGGCATTAAAGTTCCCGAAGAATGTATATACCAAAGAAATTATACCGATGAGGATTTGATTTGGCTTGCCAGGATAGTAACTGTTGAGGCAGGGGGAATGTCTCTTGAGGGAAAACTTGCAGTTGCAAATGTCGTATTAAACAGAGTAAAAAGTCCTTCATTTCCCAATACCGTGTATGATGTTATATTTCAAAAAGGCCAATTTCCTCCGGCATACAAGAGCGGCTTTAAAGAGTTGGTGCCCCCGGACGAGTGTATTATTGCGGCAAAAATGGCTTTGGAGGGTGTCAACAACATTGGGAACTGTCTGTATTTCAATAACAGGCCGTTTACTTCAAGAAGCGGTACTTTTTATAAAAAAATAGAAGGTGAGTACTTCTATTACTAA
- a CDS encoding heavy metal translocating P-type ATPase: MKQAIKKELILEGLNCANCAQKIETKVREIEGVKNASVNFVSKKMILELDDTLEPANIIKQASLIAKSIEEDIEVIEKQDKTNEKLKSNDNDFDKKELVKLGVGILLFVAALSLNLNYWVEFGLFFASYIIIGGEVLLKAFRNISKGKVFDENFLMGIATIGAFLIGEFPEGVAVMIFYQIGEYLQNMAVNRSRKSIAALMDIRPDYANLKVGNSIKKVSVEDIKVGDIIVVKPGERIPLDGKVVEGRTMLDTSALTGESVPREVYPGEAVLSGTVNQTSLISVEVTKLFGESTVSKILDLVQNASSRKAPTENFITKFAGYYTPAVVFISAALAVIPPLVVPGAGFFDWVYRALIFLVISCPCALVISIPLGFFGGIGGASKNGILIKGSNYLEALNSVDTVVFDKTGTLTKGVFNVTEVNPSSDFTKEDLLKYAAYAESFSNHPIALSITKAFGKTIDKSKVESYEEIAGHGIKAVYHGKEILAGNTKLMAKAAISFANIETSGTVVHVAVDGIYAGNIVISDEIKADSKKALKELKEIGVRKLVMLTGDNNSTARKVASELEIDEVHAELLPHQKVEVVELLDGSKSKGGKLVFVGDGLNDAPVLARSDIGVAMGGLGSDAAIEAADVVLMTDEPSKLVTAIKIAKRTKTIVWQNIIFSLGVKVLVLLLGAAGIATMWEAVFADVGVALLAVLNAMRVMRIKNI, from the coding sequence ATGAAACAGGCAATTAAGAAAGAATTAATACTTGAAGGTTTGAATTGTGCCAACTGTGCACAAAAAATAGAAACAAAGGTAAGAGAAATTGAAGGAGTAAAAAACGCCTCGGTTAATTTTGTGTCAAAAAAAATGATCCTGGAACTGGATGACACGCTCGAACCGGCAAATATTATAAAGCAGGCGTCTTTGATTGCCAAAAGCATAGAAGAGGATATTGAAGTCATCGAGAAACAGGATAAGACCAATGAAAAATTGAAATCCAACGATAATGACTTCGACAAAAAAGAGCTTGTAAAACTCGGTGTCGGAATACTTTTATTTGTCGCCGCACTGTCCCTGAATTTAAACTACTGGGTTGAATTCGGCCTGTTCTTTGCAAGCTATATAATTATCGGAGGAGAAGTGTTGCTAAAAGCCTTCCGTAATATATCAAAGGGTAAAGTATTTGATGAAAACTTTCTGATGGGCATAGCGACAATAGGAGCATTTTTAATCGGAGAATTTCCTGAAGGCGTAGCGGTTATGATTTTTTACCAAATAGGTGAATACTTGCAGAATATGGCGGTAAACCGTTCAAGAAAGTCCATCGCCGCTCTTATGGATATTCGTCCCGACTATGCCAATCTCAAAGTCGGCAACAGCATAAAAAAAGTATCCGTGGAGGATATTAAAGTCGGAGACATAATAGTTGTAAAGCCGGGTGAAAGAATACCTTTGGACGGTAAAGTCGTTGAAGGAAGAACAATGCTGGATACATCGGCCCTCACCGGTGAATCGGTTCCGCGGGAAGTTTACCCCGGTGAAGCTGTCCTCTCCGGTACAGTCAATCAAACGAGCCTTATCAGTGTAGAAGTTACAAAACTGTTTGGCGAATCCACGGTGTCAAAAATACTGGACTTGGTGCAAAACGCAAGCAGCAGAAAAGCTCCGACCGAAAACTTTATCACAAAGTTTGCAGGATACTACACTCCCGCAGTAGTTTTTATCTCAGCGGCTTTGGCAGTAATTCCTCCGCTGGTTGTTCCCGGTGCCGGTTTCTTCGATTGGGTTTACAGAGCACTCATATTCCTTGTAATCTCATGTCCCTGCGCTCTGGTAATATCCATACCCCTTGGATTCTTCGGCGGAATTGGTGGAGCTTCAAAAAACGGCATTCTCATTAAGGGCAGCAACTATCTTGAGGCATTAAACAGTGTTGATACCGTAGTGTTCGATAAGACCGGTACCCTTACAAAAGGTGTGTTTAATGTAACCGAGGTAAATCCTTCATCGGATTTTACAAAGGAAGATTTACTAAAATATGCAGCCTATGCGGAAAGCTTTTCAAACCACCCAATCGCATTGTCAATAACGAAAGCTTTCGGCAAAACTATTGATAAAAGTAAAGTGGAAAGCTATGAAGAAATTGCCGGTCATGGAATAAAAGCCGTCTACCATGGCAAAGAGATACTTGCTGGAAATACCAAGCTTATGGCCAAAGCGGCCATATCCTTTGCCAATATTGAAACTTCAGGAACTGTGGTCCATGTGGCCGTTGACGGAATTTACGCAGGCAACATTGTTATTTCGGATGAAATAAAGGCGGACTCAAAGAAAGCTTTGAAAGAACTGAAAGAAATCGGTGTAAGAAAATTGGTAATGCTTACGGGAGACAATAACAGCACTGCCCGCAAGGTCGCAAGCGAATTGGAAATCGATGAAGTGCATGCGGAACTTTTGCCTCATCAAAAGGTGGAAGTGGTTGAACTTTTGGATGGCAGCAAATCAAAAGGTGGCAAACTGGTATTCGTCGGTGACGGGCTGAATGACGCGCCTGTGCTGGCGCGGTCGGATATAGGTGTCGCAATGGGAGGCCTTGGCTCGGATGCCGCAATTGAAGCCGCAGATGTGGTGCTGATGACCGATGAGCCCTCAAAGCTTGTCACTGCCATTAAAATTGCCAAAAGAACCAAAACCATTGTCTGGCAGAACATTATTTTCTCGTTGGGCGTAAAAGTCCTGGTCTTGCTGCTCGGCGCAGCAGGCATAGCCACAATGTGGGAAGCCGTTTTCGCAGATGTCGGAGTTGCGCTGTTGGCAGTTCTCAATGCCATGAGGGTAATGAGAATCAAGAATATATAA
- a CDS encoding ArsR/SmtB family transcription factor, with protein sequence MDEKRDSCECNVIHEDIVNKVKKNMPKEEHLYDLAELFKVFGDTTRIKILYALFASEMCVCDIAALINMTQSAVSHQLRVLKQARLVKYRKEGKVVYYSLDDDHIKQIFDQGYMHITENESGKQV encoded by the coding sequence TTGGATGAAAAACGAGATTCATGTGAATGTAATGTAATACACGAAGACATAGTAAACAAAGTGAAAAAAAACATGCCCAAAGAAGAGCACCTTTATGATCTGGCAGAGCTTTTCAAAGTTTTTGGAGATACCACCAGGATAAAAATACTATACGCATTGTTTGCCTCTGAAATGTGTGTGTGCGATATTGCCGCACTTATAAACATGACTCAGTCGGCAGTTTCCCACCAGCTGAGAGTATTAAAGCAGGCAAGACTTGTAAAGTACAGAAAAGAAGGCAAAGTCGTGTACTACTCTTTGGATGACGACCATATAAAACAAATATTTGACCAAGGCTATATGCATATAACGGAAAATGAATCCGGAAAGCAGGTGTAA
- a CDS encoding rhamnogalacturonan lyase family protein: MKKTLVFLTALSLIFTLFISYSLSAGPASTKYGDLNADGKINSTDYNLGKRLILRTISELPISNGSVAFDLNGDSKVDSTDLTALKRYLLGVIDKFPVGTDIPSQTQKTRYQAEDAMLYKAFEETIHAGYDGRSYVNYDNEPGGYIEWNVNVSSSGTYKLIFRYANGSNNNRPMEIRVNSNLVAGSLDFYPTSAWTVWNDQSIVVTLNAGNNVIRATGIASDGGPNVDYLEVIPTNEPPAPTPSPTPTVGPTPAGARQMERLDRGLVAVKVNNGVFLSWRMFGTDPSNIAFNLYRNGTKINSTPITGATNYVDTGGTTSSTYTVRAVINGQEQEASKPVSVWAQNYLQIPIQPPSSAYEANDCSAADLDGDGEYEIVLKWEPNNAKDNSQSGYTDNVYLDAYKLNGTRLWRIDLGRNIRAGAHYTQFMVYDLDGDGKAEVACKTADGTRDGKGNVIGNPNADYRNSSGYILSGPEYLTVFDGQTGAAITTVDYDPPRGNVSSWGDNYGNRVDRFLACIAYLDGQRPSLVMCRGYYTRSVLVAWDFRNGRLTKRWVFDGNNYSGYNGQGNHNLSVADVDGDGRDEIIYGACTIDDNGKGLYTSGLGHGDALHVGDLNPNRPGLEIWSCFESSGGAALRDARTGEVLFRWHRSSDTGRACAADITASSPGAELWAAGSPLFSCTGQNIGTAPSQINFAIWWDGDELRELLDGITISKYGVGTLFTATGCASNNGTKSTPCLQADLLGDWREEVIFRTSDNRYLRIYTTTATTNRRIYTLMHDPVYRLGIAWQNVAYNQPPHTSFFIGAGMAEPPKPNIYLVP; this comes from the coding sequence ATGAAAAAAACTCTTGTATTTTTAACGGCCTTGAGTCTGATATTCACGCTGTTTATCAGTTATTCCCTGTCAGCAGGACCGGCTTCAACCAAGTATGGGGATCTCAATGCCGATGGCAAGATCAATTCGACAGATTACAACTTGGGCAAGAGATTGATTCTGAGAACAATTTCGGAGCTTCCCATTTCCAATGGATCTGTAGCCTTTGACCTTAACGGTGATTCAAAGGTTGATTCAACGGACCTTACTGCGCTGAAAAGATACCTGCTGGGTGTTATTGACAAGTTTCCGGTGGGCACGGATATACCATCCCAAACACAAAAGACGAGATATCAGGCTGAGGATGCGATGTTGTACAAGGCATTCGAGGAAACAATCCATGCAGGTTATGACGGGAGAAGTTATGTAAATTACGACAACGAACCCGGAGGATATATTGAGTGGAATGTAAATGTATCCAGTTCAGGTACATATAAGCTTATTTTCAGATATGCAAACGGATCAAACAATAACAGACCTATGGAAATAAGAGTAAATTCCAATCTGGTTGCAGGTAGTCTGGACTTTTATCCGACTTCAGCCTGGACTGTATGGAATGACCAAAGCATAGTTGTAACTTTAAATGCGGGCAACAACGTTATCAGGGCAACGGGAATTGCCTCGGACGGCGGACCGAATGTGGATTATCTTGAAGTAATTCCGACAAATGAACCACCAGCACCCACCCCTTCACCGACGCCTACAGTTGGACCTACACCTGCTGGTGCGCGTCAGATGGAGAGACTGGACAGAGGGCTTGTGGCGGTAAAAGTAAACAACGGAGTATTTTTAAGCTGGAGAATGTTTGGTACGGATCCTTCCAACATTGCATTCAACTTGTACCGCAACGGAACAAAGATAAATTCCACACCGATTACCGGTGCGACAAACTATGTGGATACCGGCGGAACGACAAGTTCAACATACACGGTACGTGCGGTTATTAACGGACAGGAACAGGAGGCATCAAAACCTGTAAGTGTCTGGGCTCAGAATTATCTTCAGATTCCCATTCAGCCACCGTCAAGCGCGTACGAGGCTAATGACTGCAGTGCCGCAGACCTTGACGGAGACGGAGAATATGAAATTGTGTTAAAGTGGGAGCCAAATAACGCAAAAGACAATTCCCAATCCGGATATACCGATAATGTGTATTTGGATGCTTACAAGCTGAACGGCACACGTTTGTGGAGAATAGATCTTGGAAGAAATATCCGTGCCGGTGCCCACTATACCCAGTTTATGGTTTATGACCTTGACGGCGACGGCAAGGCAGAGGTTGCATGCAAGACAGCTGACGGAACAAGAGACGGAAAAGGAAATGTGATAGGCAATCCAAATGCGGATTATCGTAATTCAAGCGGATACATACTTTCAGGACCTGAATACCTGACAGTATTCGATGGACAGACAGGTGCCGCCATTACAACGGTGGATTATGATCCTCCGAGAGGAAATGTCTCTTCATGGGGTGACAATTACGGAAACAGAGTGGACCGTTTCCTGGCGTGCATAGCATACCTTGACGGTCAAAGACCAAGCCTTGTCATGTGCCGCGGATATTATACAAGAAGCGTGCTTGTGGCCTGGGATTTCAGAAACGGAAGGCTTACAAAGAGATGGGTATTTGACGGCAACAATTACAGCGGATATAACGGACAGGGTAATCACAACCTGAGTGTGGCCGATGTTGACGGCGACGGAAGAGATGAGATTATTTACGGTGCATGTACCATTGATGACAACGGAAAAGGATTGTATACTTCAGGACTTGGCCATGGGGACGCTCTGCATGTGGGAGATCTTAATCCCAACAGACCGGGCCTTGAAATTTGGAGCTGCTTTGAAAGCTCCGGCGGCGCTGCTTTGCGTGATGCAAGGACAGGAGAAGTGTTGTTCAGATGGCATAGATCCAGTGATACAGGAAGGGCTTGTGCGGCTGATATAACGGCATCATCTCCGGGAGCTGAGCTTTGGGCTGCAGGTTCTCCGCTGTTCAGCTGTACCGGTCAGAATATAGGAACTGCTCCAAGCCAGATTAACTTTGCTATATGGTGGGACGGAGACGAACTCAGGGAGCTCCTTGACGGCATTACAATAAGCAAATACGGTGTAGGAACATTGTTTACCGCGACCGGATGTGCTTCCAACAACGGTACAAAATCAACTCCGTGCCTCCAGGCAGACCTCCTTGGAGACTGGAGAGAAGAAGTAATCTTTAGAACTTCGGACAACAGGTATTTGAGAATATACACCACAACGGCAACAACAAACAGACGTATTTACACATTAATGCATGATCCGGTTTACAGATTGGGTATAGCCTGGCAGAATGTAGCATACAATCAGCCGCCGCACACAAGCTTCTTTATCGGAGCCGGCATGGCTGAGCCTCCGAAGCCAAATATTTACCTTGTGCCGTAA